Proteins found in one Oncorhynchus gorbuscha isolate QuinsamMale2020 ecotype Even-year linkage group LG15, OgorEven_v1.0, whole genome shotgun sequence genomic segment:
- the LOC123996381 gene encoding hemicentin-1-like isoform X6, whose protein sequence is MEYPLVWVLILVLLNFTTDVSGQVVVPSMNPLAVGSNVTLNLVPQSPINIGTWSYETTTIVLFYPGGSSVSTSYRGRVIFSSSELSISSLQLNDSGRYTVQGMEPLLNAVVTLSVQEPISNVTLRANATDLVELNDTAIFTCSVSSGTSLSYRWLNGSSEVTASDHVRLGGGYRTLTIVSVTRYDEGPFRCEVTNGISNGTSQPIGLNIRYGPSNLTMMVVPEMTIGHTAYKTGSDITLSCSAQSKPAESYKWRFNGMFLNEQSPQLSLQSTKANQTGRYSCLAYNNVTIQFANINTMIKIVEPISAVSLNRDGKPPILDQSFTLRCEVTEPVDYIHWLMNGQLISLNNRTFFSTDNNTMVINPIQLSDNGEYLCEAFNAVSNLTSMTYKLVVNFGPERPAITTPDIAMTGHIVTFNCSASSQPPSQFSWFFNGSQVATGSVYETGPLTLASHGEYTCVAFNNITCRNSTVSKMLTVVATVTMTMVKVIGAQPILNERFSLTCGTAGTVYSIQWMRNGWPLYAGNRTDFSMNNNTLTFNSLQDSDNGDYQCSASNPLSNMTSTEYRLIVNYGPEMSIITGPALGETGHSVTFNCSASSQPLSQFSWFFNGSQVARGSVYETGPLTLASHGEYTCVAFNNITCRNSTVSKMLTIVAPVTMTMVKVIGAQPILNERFSLTCGTAGTVYSIQWMRNGWPLYADNRTEFSMNNNTLTFNSLQDSDNGDYQCSASNHLSNMTSPEYRLIVNYGPEMPIIKGPALGETGNSVTFNCSASSQPLSQFIWFFNGSQVATGSVYETGPLTLACHGEYTCVAFNNITCRNSTVSKMLTVVAPVTMTMVKVIGAQPILNERFSLTCGTAGTVYSIQWMRNGWPLYADNRTEFSMNNNTLTFNSLQDSDNGDYQCSASNHLSNMTSPEYRLIVNYGPEMPIITGPALGETGHSVTFNCSASSQPLSQFSWFFNGSQVATGSVYETGPLTLACHGEYTCVAFNNITCRNSTVSKMLTVVATVTMTMVKVIGAQPILKERFSLTCGTAGTVYSIQWMRNGWPLYADNRTDFSMNSNTLTFNSLQDSDNGDYQCSASNPLSNMTSTEYRLIVNYGPEMPIITGPALGETGHSVTFNCSASSQPLSQFSWFFNGSQVATGSVYETGPLTLACHGEYTCVAFNNITCRNSTVSKMLTIVATVTMTMVKVNGAQPILKERFSLTCGTAGTVYSIQWMRNGWPLYTDNRTDFSMNNNTLTFNSLQDSDNGDYQCSASNPLSNMTSPEYRLIVNYGPEMPIITGPALGETGNNVTFNCSASSQPLSQFSWFFNGSQVATGSVYETGPLTLACHGEYTCVAFNNITCRNSTVSKMLTVVAPVTMTMVKVVGAQPILNERFSLTCGTAGTVYSIQWMRNGWPLYADNRTDFSMNNNTLTFNSLQHSDNGDYQCSASNPLSNMTSTEYRLIVNYGPEMPIITGPALGETGNSVTFNCSASSQPLSQFSWFFNGSQVATGSVYETGPLTLACHGEYTCVAFNNITCRNSTVSKMLTIVATVTMTMVKVNGAQPILNERFSLTCGTAGTVYSIQWMRNGWPLYADNRTDFSMNNNTLTFNSLQHSDNGDYQCSASNPLSNMTSTEYRLIVNYGPEMPIITGPALGETGNSVTFNCSASSQPLSQFSWFFNGSQVATGSVYETGPLTLACHGEYTCVAFNNITCRNSTVSKMLTIVAPITSVSISTGGTQAIEGDSFTMTCNIIGDPSSIHWWKNLTLVHLDNRTHISFNNRTLTFNPVQYSSYGEYQCMARNSVSNRTSNRYTLLVNYGPKQPVIAGAPIAETEQRVTFNCSASSQPLSQFSWFFNGSQVATGSEYEAGPLTLASHGEYTCVAFNNVTGRNSTVSKMLTVIEAIKSVMVKLNKTPISSDNLTLTCDVTGRYDTIYWMKDNLSLVLNNTLNSDITISNNSLHFSPVKVSNDGNYQCVATNLLRPHTSPKYQLLVNYGPLSVNVSGPGLVVIGSVIPVSLKCSADSRPTSEYRWKYNNQALPATGPLMAIGVSLKNAGIYTCVAKNSLTNISMSKTIRLDVTGHSPAPPFQSRVGLMLMSLAALSLPLINH, encoded by the exons ATGGAGTATCCTCTGGTGTGGGTTCTCATTCTGGTGCTGCTCAACTTCACTACAG ATGTCTCTGGCCAGGTGGTGGTTCCCTCGATGAACCCCTTAGCTGTGGGCAGTAATGTCACCCTGAACCTAGTTCCTCAAAGCCCCATCAACATAGGGACCTGGTCATATGAAACTACAACCATCGTACTTTTCTATCCTGGTGGCAGTAGTGTGAGTACAAGTTATCGAGGCAGAGTCATATTCTCCTCCTCAGAGCTGTCCATAAGCTCTCTCCAACTCAACGACTCAGGACGATATACCGTGCAGGGAATGGAGCCACTCCTGAATGCTGTGGTGACTTTGTCTGTCCAGG AGCCCATTTCAAACGTGACTCTAAGGGCCAACGCCACTGATCTAGTGGAATTGAACGACACTGCCATTTTCACCTGCTCTGTCTCCTCTGGCACCTCCCTCTCCTACCGCTGGCTAAATGGCAGCTCAGAGGTCACAGCCAGTGACCATGTTCGGCTTGGTGGTGGGTACAGAACTCTTACCATAGTCAGTGTGACACGATACGATGAAGGGCCGTTTAGATGTGAGGTCACCAATGGAATCAGCAACGGCACCAGCCAGCCCATTGGCCTCAATATTAGAT ATGGCCCAAGTAACCTCACCATGATGGTAGTTCCTGAGATGACCATAGGACATACAGCCTACAAGACGGGCTctgacatcactctgtcctgctCCGCTCAGTCCAAACCCGCTGAGTCCTACAAGTGGAGGTTTAATGGAATGTTCCTCAACGAGCAAAGCCCACAGCTCAGCCTGCAGAGCACGAAGGCGAACCAGACAGGAAGATACTCCTGCTTAGCCTACAATAATGTCACAATCCAATTTGCCAATATAAACACAATGATAAAGATCGTGG AGCCGATATCAGCGGTTTCGTTGAACCGTGATGGGAAGCCACCGATACTGGATCAGTCGTTCACTCTGCGGTGTGAGGTGACTGAACCTGTAGACTACATTCACTGGCTGATGAACGGCCAGCTCATCTCCCTAAATAACAGAACATTCTTCTCtactgacaacaacacaatggTTATCAACCCAATCCAGTTGTCTGACAATGGAGAATATCTCTGTGAGGCATTTAATGCTGTTAGCAACCTGACCAGCATGACATACAAGCTTGTGGTGAACT TTGGACCAGagagacctgctataactactcCGGATATAGCAATGACAGGACACATCGTGACCTtcaactgctcagcctcctctCAGCCTCCCAGTCAGTTCAGCTGGTTCTTCAATGGCTCCCAGGTGGCGACTGGCTCAGTGTATGAGACTGGCCCACTGACCTTAGCCAGTCATGGGGAGTACACCTGTGTGGCCTTCAACAACATCACTTGCAGAAACAGCACTGTCTCCAAGATGCTCACTGTTGTTG CAACAGTGACCATGACCATGGTGAAAGTCATTGGAGCCCAGCCAATACTGAACGAGAGATTCTCTCTGACCTGTGGCACCGCTGGAACGGTTTACTCCATTCAGTGGATGAGGAACGGCTGGCCTCTGTATGCTGGCAACAGAACAGACTTCTCTATGAACAACAATACACTGACATTCAACTCATTACAGGATTCTGACAACGGAGACTATCAGTGTTCTGCCTCCAACCCCCTCAGCAACATGACCAGCACAGAATACAGACTGATCGTCAACT ATGGACCGGAGATGTCTATAATAACAGGACCAGCATTAGGAGAAACAGGACACAGCGTGACCTTCAACTGCTCAGcttcctctcagcctctcagccagtTCAGCTGGTTCTTCAATGGATCCCAGGTGGCGAGAGGCTCAGTGTATGAGACGGGCCCACTGACCTTAGCCAGTCATGGGGAATACACCTGTGTGGCCTTCAACAACATCACTTGCAGAAACAGCACTGTATCCAAGATGCTCACTATTGTTG CACCTGTGACCATGACCATGGTGAAAGTAATTGGAGCCCAGCCAATACTGAACGAGAGATTCTCTCTGACCTGTGGCACCGCTGGAACGGTTTACTCCATTCAGTGGATGAGGAACGGCTGGCCTCTGTACGCTGACAACAGAACAGAATTCTCTATGAACAACAATACACTGACATTCAACTCATTACAGGATTCTGACAACGGAGACTATCAGTGTTCTGCCTCCAACCACCTCAGCAACATGACCAGCCCAGAATACAGACTGATCGTCAACT ATGGACCGGAGATGCCTATAATAAAAGGACCAGCATTAGGAGAAACAGGAAACAGCGTGACCTTCAACTGCTCAGcttcctctcagcctctcagccagtTCATCTGGTTTTTCAATGGATCCCAGGTGGCGACTGGCTCAGTGTATGAGACGGGCCCACTGACCTTAGCCTGTCATGGGGAATACACCTGTGTGGCCTTCAACAACATCACTTGCAGAAACAGCACTGTCTCCAAGATGCTCACTGTTGTTG CACCTGTGACCATGACCATGGTGAAAGTAATTGGAGCCCAGCCAATACTGAATGAGAGATTCTCTCTGACCTGTGGCACCGCTGGAACGGTTTACTCCATTCAGTGGATGAGGAACGGCTGGCCTCTGTACGCTGACAACAGAACAGAATTCTCTATGAACAACAATACACTGACATTCAACTCATTACAGGATTCTGACAACGGAGACTATCAGTGTTCTGCCTCCAACCACCTCAGCAACATGACCAGCCCAGAATACAGACTGATCGTCAACT ATGGACCGGAGATGCCTATAATAACAGGACCAGCATTAGGAGAAACAGGACACAGCGTGACCTTCAACTGCTCAGcttcctctcagcctctcagccagtTCAGCTGGTTCTTCAATGGATCCCAGGTGGCGACAGGCTCAGTGTATGAGACGGGCCCACTGACCTTAGCCTGTCATGGGGAATACACCTGTGTGGCCTTCAACAACATCACTTGCAGAAACAGCACTGTCTCCAAGATGCTCACTGTTGTTG CAACAGTGACCATGACCATGGTGAAAGTAATTGGAGCCCAGCCAATACTGAAGGAGAGATTCTCTCTGACCTGTGGTACCGCTGGAACGGTTTACTCCATTCAGTGGATGAGGAACGGCTGGCCTCTGTATGCTGACAACAGAACAGATTTCTCTATGAACAGCAATACACTGACATTCAACTCATTACAGGATTCTGACAACGGAGACTATCAGTGTTCTGCCTCCAACCCCCTCAGCAACATGACCAGCACAGAATACAGACTGATCGTCAACT ATGGACCGGAGATGCCTATAATAACAGGACCAGCATTAGGAGAAACAGGACACAGCGTGACCTTCAACTGCTCAGcttcctctcagcctctcagccagtTCAGCTGGTTCTTCAATGGATCCCAGGTGGCGACAGGCTCAGTGTATGAGACGGGTCCACTGACCTTAGCCTGTCATGGGGAATACACCTGTGTGGCCTTCAACAACATCACTTGCAGAAACAGCACTGTCTCCAAGATGCTCACTATTGTTG CAACAGTGACCATGACCATGGTGAAAGTAAATGGAGCCCAGCCAATACTGAAGGAGAGATTCTCTCTGACCTGTGGTACCGCTGGAACGGTTTACTCCATTCAGTGGATGAGGAACGGCTGGCCTCTGTACACTGACAACAGAACAGACTTCTCTATGAACAACAATACACTGACATTCAACTCATTACAGGATTCTGACAATGGAGACTATCAGTGTTCTGCCTCCAACCCCCTCAGCAACATGACCAGCCCAGAATACAGACTGATCGTCAACT ATGGACCGGAGATGCCTATAATAACAGGACCAGCATTAGGAGAAACAGGTAACAACGTGACCTTCAACTGCTCAGcttcctctcagcctctcagccagtTCAGCTGGTTCTTCAATGGATCCCAGGTGGCGACAGGCTCAGTGTATGAGACGGGCCCACTGACCTTAGCCTGTCATGGGGAATACACCTGTGTGGCCTTCAACAACATCACTTGCAGAAACAGCACTGTCTCCAAGATGCTCACTGTTGTTG CACCTGTGACCATGACCATGGTGAAAGTCGTTGGAGCCCAGCCAATACTGAACGAGAGATTCTCTCTGACCTGTGGCACCGCTGGAACGGTTTACTCCATTCAGTGGATGAGGAACGGCTGGCCTCTGTACGCTGACAACAGAACAGACTTCTCTATGAACAACAATACACTGACATTCAACTCATTACAGCATTCTGACAACGGAGACTATCAGTGTTCTGCCTCCAACCCCCTCAGCAACATGACCAGCACAGAATACAGACTGATCGTCAACT ATGGACCGGAGATGCCTATAATAACAGGACCAGCATTAGGAGAAACAGGAAACAGCGTGACCTTCAACTGCTCAGcttcctctcagcctctcagccagtTCAGCTGGTTCTTCAATGGATCCCAGGTGGCGACTGGCTCAGTGTATGAGACGGGCCCACTGACCTTAGCCTGTCATGGGGAATACACCTGTGTGGCCTTCAACAACATCACTTGCAGAAACAGCACTGTCTCCAAGATGCTCACTATTGTTG CAACAGTGACCATGACCATGGTGAAAGTAAATGGAGCCCAGCCAATACTGAACGAGAGATTCTCTCTGACCTGTGGCACCGCTGGAACGGTTTACTCCATTCAGTGGATGAGGAACGGCTGGCCTCTGTACGCTGACAACAGAACAGACTTCTCTATGAACAACAATACACTGACATTCAACTCATTACAGCATTCTGACAACGGAGACTATCAGTGTTCTGCCTCCAACCCCCTCAGCAACATGACCAGCACAGAATACAGACTGATCGTCAACT ATGGACCGGAGATGCCTATAATAACAGGACCAGCATTAGGAGAAACAGGAAACAGCGTGACCTTCAACTGCTCAGcttcctctcagcctctcagccagtTCAGCTGGTTCTTCAATGGATCCCAGGTGGCGACAGGCTCAGTGTATGAGACGGGCCCACTGACCTTAGCCTGTCATGGGGAATACACCTGTGTGGCCTTCAACAACATCACTTGCAGAAACAGCACTGTCTCCAAGATGCTCACTATTGTTG CGCCAATCACCTCAGTGTCCATAAGCACCGGTGGAACCCAGGCGATAGAGGGTGACTCCTTTACAATGACTTGCAATATCATTGGTGATCCTAGCTCCATTCACTGGTGGAAGAACCTCACGTTAGTGCATCTGGATAACAGAACCCACATCTCTttcaacaacagaacactgacCTTCAACCCTGTCCAGTATTCTTCCTATGGAGAATATCAGTGTATGGCCAGAAATAGTGTGAGCAACAGAACTAGCAACCGCTACACACTCCTAGTGAATT ATGGACCCAAGCAACCTGTGATAGCTGGTGCACCCATTGCCGAAACAGAACAAAGAGTGACCTtcaactgctcagcctcctctcagcctctcagccagtTCAGCTGGTTCTTCAATGGCTCCCAGGTGGCAACAGGCTCAGAGTATGAAGCTGGCCCACTGACCTTAGCCAGTCATGGGGAGTATACCTGTGTGGCCTTCAACAACGTCACTGGCAGAAACAGCACTGTCTCCAAGATGCTCACCGTCATTG AGGCTATAAAGTCAGTGATGGTGAAACTAAACAAAACGCCGATATCATCTgacaacctaaccctgacctgtgATGTCACCGGGCGCTATGACACCATCTACTGGATGAAGGAcaacctgtctctggttctgaacAACACCTTGAACTCTGACATCACCATCTCTAACAACTCTCTGCACTTCAGTCCAGTCAAGGTGTCTAACGATGGAAACTATCAGTGCGTCGCCACCAACCTCCTTCGCCCACACACCAGCCCTAAATACCAGCTATTGGTGAACT ATGGCCCTTTGAGTGTGAACGTCTCTGGCCCAGGCTTAGTGGTGATTGGCTCAGTAATCCCTGTCAGTCTGAAGTGCTCAGCCGACTCCCGGCCAACCAGCGAGTACCGGTGGAAATACAACAACCAAGCATTGCCCGCGACTGGTCCTTTGATGGCTATAGGTGTCTCCTTGAAAAATGCAGGGATTTACACCTGTGTGGCCAAGAACTCTCTAACTAACATCTCAATGTCCAAGACCATTCGTCTGGATGTCACTG gccACTCGCCTGCCCCTCCATTCCAGTCCAGAGTTGGTCTGATGTTGATGAGCcttgcagctctctctctgcctctgatcAACCACTGA